Proteins encoded by one window of Scatophagus argus isolate fScaArg1 chromosome 4, fScaArg1.pri, whole genome shotgun sequence:
- the LOC124057897 gene encoding uncharacterized protein LOC124057897, whose amino-acid sequence MAGRMESWTILRLLILFVVLSLTGQFKLRDGEWAELRPDVAALHRLRGLSEHMFQERLDNPSEQRDTTVHGARVERSNRVDFDQNLMSLLDDLQECENFTSCVIQLEQEFENLLAAIEEHKIRDWLLSASEISHSYSQKLLVTTDKEKSTNDRVQQEYSIDPHYSVIISKECLHNASCVPETDSYTVVKIFGSVSDDGQTLSGLSGSSLAELMLKPSLEAVPVFSLDGNTTTDFQHNFMRIFMVRGVKAVLETNQENHQIYQVMNQPDSVSGYRIPQRPVDHSTQYDHQQILIMEDDPIVRKAAEYLYAKHPKVSSVYALDKNQKPKLIHGDSVPLSEDSRLVLVGHGKRDNSGQVRLADYTATEVTKIVQQTFRVGNKIKTTSVVACEVGSDKAFVETLLKELHETANIETEVHLRDAVLQVRHTGEKITQDISTDGLAEWRHKDDSKKVVATLDRNGNVIVRNEPGSKGEPVFTSERNTLINEYVGNRFKAYKSSWPDQPQRFIHHKASAKVDQNVCDELEALSWGFFHGDLPEPKKVNFNNLRQIEQHFVIGKHINNDKHIEWITDQQELKNILSKCYEVNSGEDVRKVIRHYAKTGEEKPTYLMVKDWIYVVDPKNLYVYPVGKRLDNNQRQNKNTIKEIRNCIEKQIGNEKYPDMRAHIVDKNIPNSKERYVQYVKDIFLGEHTTHLPLSTEAWCTTYFTASVISESARNFRTFPLVLTALDMFESPNNNIKERGLDFFPNNNIKERGLDFFFDEHPMARVSSWIDPSRRGFSGSATPIGSSKLGNTVNPPTEGQLMSHLEMVLENEVKQYKSWLKVDPKNSQSEIMKLAEKYQIIESNTADQQNIINDYKTFKEQISEPSASGTLGGYNDGRTTSQDLMSASKLENSFKLESHFSRLKALFAEQINRQLKAKYGENTAGWRIQEGSARMEDGQVICHLVSDAAEVEPVEFRVKLSAESQRYNEKMLKTIDTAVHDLEGHVSGSSHQVSKYVEHTGTAVGILGLMLGMKGAARAHEQGDTKDEVVGALQTAHGAAAMTTSVIAKQALSSETRIARAAAVVMKSPLMKGTMAVIPLVGIGFGIYNIVEDVKRGDPLGYIDAAIDVSMVALDVIEIAQPELAPFIAPVTMALSVVRMVIDDVYMSIENELKSLPKDAGVLEKLVAGLRGFGKGILHFAIHVASIFYDWRYDEIEEGHRLVAQISDYSKYYRVTKQEDGTSAIDFTAGDSSWNGGGIHFCLADQGQSELCMDYFVSSDERMTKRCWDIDTQGSQDIILGLGESRQLEYSTLQKKVLMFIPAGSVTVVSGYIPISYSRYGTYTGNRDSNRFFAIQKAEDQHVIEVMLSYYYKLYGEPGDDVFYLGPQRSYVQGSGGKDTYIIPKNGGKTIINNYDPSKAPDTLHFSADYSHISASKSGDDVVLMYEGSHMVAIERWFLGEVYRHMSMMSGDGVLFEISSRVASSVQLVARGINKMFKTQGETVDTSQPLLSTVVNIFGSRNDDVLIGNGENNLIDGGGGRDRLIGGEGEDIYMVKDRQQSSVLIENYSRDTKTDLVIIEANLHTFTVRVQHDNVVLNAFHGSTALHVTLLRWFRSPADRHLQVVTKDLITFTVSDNKADCQQRNPFTKCIKSHRIDYSSSRSPLVVDLQKDEAFDSVTEVRGSEFDDIVRGNKEHNVVVPGRGNDFIQGRGGEDWYVITPGQGVKTINNQSPDQALDVLFLKEQYQHITCTCEGQNINILVYGRKDVTLQNWFESKNHQHLQVKTSDGITAGLMPNISSCGESLMLPLTVDYRNQKPEALGCFSYRFKVSEEERVFCDHQGKEMMMDKADSVKEMYGSSGFDIMVGNSNENLLDPYTGGALMFGGEGKDTYVIKHGYGKYLMIDNFAEDQSVDTVLVDMDFLDGSQVALSSSTEDLNVMITTKGEQLELSLLNYNKGYQHQHVEFQSSDGVNFKLKSQNSTGGLPFVDIEAFKVTLKQSQVDCRLDLSSQNNLSHVHTVQGCPLQSNDILGNAQDNALIGGWKDDILEGGEGDDTLIGGSGDDALIGDLGDDTLYGEGGNDTMLGNSGQDVFIPGPGADLVDGGPGRDTVLYRGDHDTGKGVYVNLLTGQGHYADAEGDVLKDVETVIGTIYPDILVSGYESSLLKGSDGSDILVSTGDDYLVGGDGNDIYLLAFDHGSVTINNCAKDNATDVLYLSSTPVFDCQLLSDGVLLTFFGFDQTTLKIALEGWSSDDNECGHLKLVFRGVEVSVDWLLQQCYFRQKQAVWSLAISWLSASVLSSSTVLSFYKHKENHF is encoded by the exons ATGGCGGGTCGGATGGAGAGCTGGACGATCCTGAGGCTCCTGATCCTCTTCGTCGTCCTCAGCCTCACTGGACAATTCA AGCTGAGAGATGGCGAGTGGGCGGAGCTCCGGCCTGACGTGGCTGCACTGCACCGCCTCAGAGGACTGTCTGAGCACATGTTTCAGGAACGACTCGACAACCCTTCAGAACAAAG gGACACAACCGTCCACGGGGCCAGAGTTGAGAGATCCAACAG GGTGGACTTTGACCAGAACCTGATGAGTCTGCTGGATGACCTTCAGGAATGTGAGAACTTCACATCTTGTGTCATTCAGTTGGAACAG gagtttgAGAACTTATTGGCTGCTATTGAAGAACATAAGATACGGGACTGGCTGCTAAGCGCTTCAGAGATCTCTCACAGCTACAGCCAGAAACTTCTGGTCACGACTGATAAAGAAAAGTCGACAAATGACCGAGTCCAGCAGGAATACAGCATAGATCCTCATTACTCAGTAATAATCAGCAAAGAATGCCTCCACAATGCCTCATGTGTACCAGAAACAGACAGCTACACTGTGGTGAAGATATTTGGAAGTGTTTCCGACGATGGACAGACTTTGTCTGGCCTTTCCGGTTCGTCTCTTGCAGAGCTGATGTTGAAACCGTCACTGGAAGCTGTACCAGTTTTCTCCCTTGATGGAAACACGACCACAGATTTCCAACACAACTTCATGAGGATCTTTATGGTCCGTGGCGTCAAAGCTGTGTTAGAAACGAACCAGGAGAATCACCAGATTTACCAGGTCATGAATCAACCCGACTCGGTTTCTGGCTACCGAATTCCACAAAGACCAGTTGATCATAGCACCCAGTATGACCACCAGCAGATCCTCATTATGGAGGATGACCCTATTGTCAGAAAGGCTGCTGAATATCTTTATGCAAAGCACCCAAAAGTCAGCTCTGTCTACGCTCTTGATAAAAACCAAAAGCCTAAACTGATTCACGGTGACTCCGTACCTCTCTCAGAGGACAGCAGGCTGGTGCTGGTAGGCCACGGCAAGAGAGACAACTCAGGACAGGTGAGACTGGCAGATTACACCGCCACAGAAGTCACCAAAATCGTGCAACAAACCTTCAGGGTTGGTAATAAAATCAAAACGACGAGTGTGGTGGCCTGCGAGGTCGGATCAGATAAAGCGTTTGTTGAAACCCTGCTGAAGGAGCTTCATGAGACCGCCAACATCGAGACAGAGGTGCATCTCAGGGATGCTGTGCTGCAGGTCAggcacacaggagagaaaatcaCCCAAGACATCTCCACAGATGGGCTGGCAGAATGGCGACATAAAGATGACAGCAAGAAGGTGGTGGCAACCCTTGATCGGAATGGAAACGTGATTGTTAGAAATGAGCCTGGCAGCAAAGGAGAACCAGTTTTTACcagtgaaagaaacacactAATTAATGAATATGTAGGAAATCGATTTAAGGCCTACAAAAGCAGCTGGCCAGACCAGCCACAGAGATTCATTCACCACAAAGCTTCTGCAAAGGTTGACCAAAATGTTTGTGATGAACTTGAAGCTCTGTCCTGGGGATTCTTTCACGGAGACCTGCCCGAGCCAAAAAAAGTGAACTTCAACAATTTGAGGCAAATAGAGCAGCATTTTGTAATAGGGAAACACATTAATAATGATAAACACATAGAGTGGATAACAGATCAGCAAGAACTAAAGAATATTCTTTCCAAGTGTTACGAGGTTAATTCAGGAGAAGATGTCAGAAAAGTCATCCGTCACTACGCAAAGACTGGAGAGGAGAAGCCCACGTACCTGATGGTCAAAGACTGGATTTATGTTGTTGACCCAAAGAATCTGTATGTCTATCCAGTTGGGAAAAGGCTTGACAACaatcaaagacaaaataagaacACAATAAAGGAAATTAGGAACTGTATTGAAAAACAGATAGGCAATGAAAAATATCCAGACATGAGAGCACACATTGTTGATAAAAATATACCTAACTCAAAAGAGCGTTATGTTCAATATGTTAAAGATATTTTTCTTGGAGAGCACACAACTCATCTTCCGCTCTCCACTGAGGCCTGGTGCACCACATATTTCACTGCATCAGTTATATCTGAATCGGCCAGAAACTTCCGAACATTTCCTCTGGTTCTTACGGCCCTGGATATGTTTGAAAGCCCAAATAACAACATCAAGGAGCGAGGACTGGATTTTTTCCCAAATAACAACATCAAGGAGCGAGGACTGGATTTTTTCTTTGACGAACACCCAATGGCAAGAGTGTCCAGTTGGATTGACCCAAGTAGGCGTGGATTTAGTGGCTCAGCAACACCCATCGGTTCTAGCAAATTAGGAAATACAGTAAATCCTCCGACTGAGGGGCAATTAATGTCTCACCTTGAGATGGTCTTAGAAAATGAGGTCAAACAGTACAAATCATGGCTTAAAGTAGATCCAAAAAATAGTCAGTCTGAAATAATGAAGCTTGCAGAAAAATACCAAATAATTGAAAGTAATACAGCTGATCAACAAAACATCATCAACGATTACAAAACTTTTAAAGAACAAATAAGTGAACCCTCAGCCTCTGGCACATTAGGAGGCTACAATGATGGTCGCACAACATCCCAAGACCTAATGTCTGCCTCAAAGCTGGAGAATTCATTCAAACTTGAATCCCATTTCTCCAGACTAAAAGCATTATTTGCAGAACAAATTAACAGGCAGCTAAAGGCAAAATATGGTGAAAATACGGCAGGTTGGCGCATCCAGGAGGGCAGTGCCAGAATGGAGGATGGACAGGTCATATGTCACCTCGTGTCTGATGCTGCTGAAGTTGAACCTGTTGAGTTCAGGGTTAAGTTATCTGCAGAGAGTCAACGCTACAATGAGAAGATGCTGAAGACCATTGACACAGCAGTTCATGACTTGGAGGGTCATGTTTCAGGGTCCTCCCATCAAGTCAGCAAGTATGTAGAGCACACTGGGACTGCTGTCGGGATACTGGGCCTCATGCTGGGGATGAAGGGGGCTGCTCGTGCCCATGAACAAGGTGACACCAAAGATGAAGTGGTGGGAGCTTTGCAAACAGCTCATGGAGCGGCAGCTATGACAACATCTGTTATTGCAAAACAAGCTCTGTCCTCGGAGACAAGGATCGCCAGAGCTGCAGCAGTAGTGATGAAAAGTCCTCTAATGAAGGGCACCATGGCAGTCATACCATTGGTGGGAATTGGATTTGGGATATACAATATTGTAGAAGACGTGAAGAGAGGTGACCCTCTGGGCTACATTGATGCTGCCATAGATGTCAGCATGGTTGCTTTGGATGTTATTGAAATTGCTCAGCCTGAATTGGCACCGTTTATAGCGCCTGTCACCATGGCTCTATCAGTAGTCCGGATGGTTATTGATGATGTCTACATGAGCATAGAGAATGAACTAAAGAGCCTCCCGAAGGACGCTGGAGTTCTGGAGAAACTGGTGGCTGGTCTTCGTGGCTTTGGGAAAggaattttgcattttgcaattCATGTGGCAAGTATTTTTTATGATTGGCGTTACGACGAAATTGAAGAGGGACACAGGCTGGTTGCGCAGATATCAGACTATAGCAAATATTACAGAGTTACTAAGCAAGAGGATGGAACCAGTGCCATCGATTTTACTGCTGGTGACTCCTCCTGGAACGGAGGAGGCATTCACTTCTGCCTCGCTGACCAGGGTCAGTCTGAACTCTGCATGGACTACTTTGTATCTAGTGATGAGAGGATGACGAAGAGGTGCTGGGACATTGACACACAGGGAAGCCAGGATATTATTCTTGGCCTGGGAGAGTCACGTCAGTTAGAGTACAGCACACTGCAGAAGAAAGTGCTCATGTTCATACCAGCCGGTTCTGTCACTGTGGTTTCAGGTTATATACCTATATCTTATTCAAGATATGGGACTTACACGGGAAACAGAGACTCTAATCGTTTTTTTGCAATTCAGAAAGCAGAGGACCAACATGTGATTGAGGTCATGTTAAGTTACTACTACAAGCTTTACGGTGAACCAGGTGATGACGTATTCTACCTCGGCCCACAGAGAAGTTATGTTCAAGGCTCTGGTGGGAAAGACACTTACATCATTCCTAAAAATGGGGGGAAAACAATCATTAACAACTACGATCCTTCCAAAGCACCAGACACTCTTCATTTCAGTGCTGATTACAGTCACATTTCTGCGTCTAAATCTGGAGATGATGTTGTGTTAATGTATGAAGGCAGTCATATGGTGGCCATAGAAAGGTGGTTTCTGGGGGAAGTGTATCGTCACATGAGCATGATGTCAGGAGATGGCGTCTTGTTTGAGATTTCCTCCAGGGTGGCTTCTTCTGTTCAGCTGGTGGCCAGAGGAATTAACAAGATGTTCAAGACACAAGGAGAGACTGTGGACACGTCACAGCCACTTCTAAGTACCGTGGTAAACATCTTTGGCTCTAGGAATGATGACGTGCTCATCGGGAACGGAGAGAACAATCTGatagatggaggaggaggtcgAGATCGTTTGATCGGTGGTGAAGGAGAAGACATATACATGGTGAAAGACAGGCAGCAGTCTTCAGTGCTGATTGAAAATTACTCCAGAGACACTAAAACAGACCTGGTCATAATAGAAGCAAATCTTCACACTTTTACAGTCAGAGTGCAACATGATAATGTTGTTCTGAACGCTTTCCATGGCAGTACTGCCCTCCATGTGACTTTGTTGAGGTGGTTCAGAtcaccagcagacagacacttACAAGTGGTCACAAAAGATCTCATCACTTTCACAGTCTCAGACAACAAGGCCGACTGCCAGCAGAGAAACCCGTTCACCAAGTGCATAAAAAGCCACCGCATCGACTACAGCAGCTCCCGGTCTCCTCTGGTGGTAGACCTCCAGAAGGACGAGGCTTTTGACAGCGTGACGGAGGTCCGCGGCTCAGAGTTCGACGACATCgtcagaggaaacaaagaacACAATGTTGTTGTACCAGGAAGAGGAAACGATTTCATTcagggcagaggaggagaggactgGTACGTCATCACACCAGGACAAGGAGTGAAAACCATCAACAACCAATCGCCAGATCAAGCCTTGGACGTTCTCTTCCTGAAAGAACAATATCAGCATATAACATGTACTTGTGAAGGACAGAACATCAACATTTTGGTATACGGCAGAAAAGATGTTACTTTACAGAACTGGTTTGAATCAAAAAATCATCAGCACCTGCAGGTCAAAACCAGCGATGGAATAACAGCTGGACTGATGCCCAACATCAGCAGCTGTGGCGAGTCTTTAATGTTACCCTTAACTGTTGATTACAGAAACCAGAAACCTGAAGCACTTGGGTGTTTCAGTTATAGATTCAAAGTTTCAGAAGAGGAAAGAGTCTTTTGCGACCATCAAGGCAAAGAGATGATGATGGATAAGGCTGATTCAGTGAAAGAAATGTACGGCTCCTCGGGTTTCGACATCATGGTCGGGAACAGTAATGAGAATCTGCTCGATCCTTACACCGGAGGGGCGCTGATGTTTGGAGGTGAAGGAAAGGACACTTACGTAATCAAACATGGATATGGAAAGTACTTAATGATTGATAACTTTGCAGAAGATCAGAGTGTTGATACCGTGTTGGTTGACATGGATTTCCTTGATGGCAGCCAAGTCGCGCTCAGCTCATCAACAGAAGATCTGAATGTGATGATCACAACAAAAGGGGAACAGCTTGAATTGAGTTTGCTCAACTACAATAAAGGTTACCAGCATCAGCATGTGGAATTTCAGAGCTCTGATGGAGTgaattttaaactgaagtcaCAAAACTCAACCGGAGGTTTGCCTTTCGTTGACATTGAAGCTTTCAAAGTGACTCTGAAACAATCTCAGGTTGACTGCCGTTTGGACCTCAGCTCTCAGAACAATCTGTCACACGTCCATACAGTGCAAGGCTGTCCCCTTCAGTCCAATGACATACTGGGAAACGCTCAAGACAACGCTCTAATTGGTGGGTGGAAGGATGACATCttggagggaggagaaggagacgACACACTGAtaggaggaagtggagatgacGCTCTCATTGGTGACTTGGGAGACGACACTCTTTATGGCGAAGGTGGAAATGACACCATGTTGGGAAACTCTGGCCAGGACGTCTTCATCCCTGGACCAGGGGCTGATCTGGTGGATGGAGGTCCTGGCAGAGACACTGTTCTGTACCGGGGAGATCATGACACTGGTAAAGGGGTTTATGTTAACCTGCTGACTGGACAAGGCCACTATGCTGATGCCGAGGGGGACGTGTTGAAGGACGTGGAGACGGTCATTGGCACCATCTATCCTGATATCTTGGTGTCGGGCTATGAAAGTTCTCTTCTCAAAGGCTCGGACGGCAGTGACATCTTGGTGTCCACAGGTGATGATTACCTGGTCGGGGGTGATGGAAATGACATTTACCTGTTGGCTTTTGACCACGGTTCAGTCACCATTAACAACTGTGCGAAGGACAACGCCACAGACGTCTTGTACTTGAGCTCAACACCAGTATTTGACTGCCAACTTTTATCTGACGGAGTTCTTCTGACTTTCTTTGGATTTGACCAAACAACTCTTAAAATTGCACTGGAAGGCTGGAGCAGTGATGATAATGAATGTGGCCATCTGAAGTTGGTTTTCAGAGGGGTGGAGGTGTCAGTGGACTGGCTGCTACAACAGTGTTacttcagacagaaacaagcagTTTGGTCTTTAGCCATAAGTTGGTTGTCTGCATCAGTCTTGTCCTCTTCCACTGTGTTATCattttacaaacacaaagaaaatcatttttaa